A stretch of the Bacillus anthracis str. Vollum genome encodes the following:
- a CDS encoding DNA alkylation repair protein, whose protein sequence is MLLEEVMQQLEEYGTEQNRKTYKNHGAKEPLFGVSFANLKLLKKKIKKDHDLAISLWETKNMDAMTLATMILDPKKVTTELLNKWVQEVDYYCLMDVLMTAICTSPIAIERMEEWTKSDDEWIGRAGWSLLANIAIKNKTLQDDSFSPYLEEIKENIHNEKNRKREAMNSALIAIGIRNEDLEQTAIEIAREIGKVQVDHGATSCKTPDAESYIKKARERAEKKKMK, encoded by the coding sequence ATGTTACTTGAAGAAGTAATGCAGCAACTAGAGGAATATGGAACAGAACAAAATCGTAAAACGTATAAAAACCACGGAGCGAAAGAGCCACTATTCGGAGTTAGTTTTGCTAATTTAAAATTGTTAAAAAAGAAGATAAAAAAAGATCATGATTTAGCAATTTCATTATGGGAAACAAAAAATATGGATGCAATGACTTTAGCAACAATGATTTTAGATCCAAAGAAAGTTACGACAGAACTGTTAAATAAATGGGTACAGGAAGTTGATTATTATTGTTTAATGGACGTTTTGATGACGGCTATTTGTACGTCGCCAATTGCGATAGAAAGAATGGAAGAATGGACAAAGTCTGATGATGAATGGATTGGACGAGCAGGCTGGTCTTTATTAGCAAATATAGCGATTAAAAATAAAACGTTACAAGATGATTCCTTCTCTCCTTATCTAGAAGAGATTAAAGAAAATATACATAATGAAAAAAATAGAAAAAGAGAAGCAATGAATAGTGCTTTAATTGCGATAGGAATTCGTAATGAAGACTTAGAGCAAACAGCGATTGAAATTGCACGTGAAATTGGAAAAGTACAGGTTGATCACGGGGCAACGTCATGCAAAACACCAGACGCAGAGTCGTATATAAAAAAAGCGAGAGAAAGAGCTGAAAAAAAGAAAATGAAATAA
- a CDS encoding GNAT family N-acetyltransferase: MNVPFVQLRELTLDDVEDRYQWSLDTKVTKHLVVSDQYPPFTLEDTKQWIEACINRKNGYEQRAITAENGIHIGWIDLKNFDKTNKNAELGIAIGNKEYWGKGYGIAALYSMLHVAFFEFELEKVWLRVDEDNLQARKSYEKAGFVCEGLMRNDRLRKGRFIHRYRYSMLREEYQSLISSL; this comes from the coding sequence ATGAATGTTCCATTCGTTCAATTAAGAGAACTGACGCTAGATGATGTAGAAGACCGATATCAATGGTCATTAGATACAAAAGTAACAAAACATTTAGTTGTATCAGATCAATATCCACCGTTCACTCTTGAAGATACAAAACAATGGATTGAGGCATGTATAAATCGAAAAAATGGTTATGAACAAAGGGCTATCACTGCAGAGAATGGCATACATATTGGATGGATAGATCTTAAAAACTTTGATAAAACAAATAAAAATGCAGAATTGGGAATCGCGATTGGTAATAAAGAATACTGGGGTAAAGGGTATGGAATAGCCGCCTTATATAGTATGTTACATGTAGCATTCTTTGAATTTGAATTAGAAAAAGTATGGCTACGTGTAGATGAAGATAATTTACAAGCTAGAAAGAGCTATGAAAAGGCTGGTTTTGTATGCGAAGGGTTAATGAGAAATGATCGATTGCGTAAAGGTCGGTTCATTCATCGCTATCGTTATAGTATGTTAAGAGAAGAATATCAATCTTTAATTAGTAGTTTGTAA
- a CDS encoding nucleotidyltransferase domain-containing protein: MKAMEAAQSIITSHFPDCDVALLGGSVARGEATKTSDLDIVIVDQSLTSCYRESFYSNGWPVEVFVHNFETYKTFFKMDCDRGRPSLPQLVSEGIVLKGENEIVEKLKREASDLLNKGPAKWTEEMMKQKRYFITDTLDDFIGASKREEELFIANLLADLLHEYVLRVNGKWLGNSKWFIRVLRKYDEQYADQFVAAFDHFYTTGEKSKLITFVEKTLEQYGGRMFEGFSIGK; encoded by the coding sequence ATGAAAGCAATGGAAGCGGCACAAAGCATAATTACATCACACTTTCCGGATTGTGATGTAGCTTTACTTGGAGGAAGCGTTGCAAGAGGAGAAGCGACAAAAACATCCGATCTGGACATTGTAATAGTTGATCAAAGTTTAACGTCTTGTTATCGAGAATCTTTCTATAGTAATGGCTGGCCTGTTGAAGTGTTTGTACATAATTTTGAAACGTATAAAACCTTTTTTAAAATGGATTGCGATCGCGGGAGACCTTCGTTACCACAATTAGTTTCAGAGGGGATTGTATTAAAAGGTGAAAATGAAATTGTTGAAAAACTAAAAAGAGAAGCAAGTGATTTACTAAATAAAGGACCAGCTAAATGGACCGAAGAAATGATGAAGCAGAAGCGGTATTTTATTACGGATACTTTGGATGATTTTATTGGTGCATCAAAAAGAGAAGAAGAATTGTTTATCGCGAATTTATTAGCTGATTTATTACATGAATATGTATTAAGAGTAAATGGGAAATGGCTTGGAAATTCAAAATGGTTTATAAGGGTACTTAGAAAATATGATGAACAGTATGCAGATCAATTTGTAGCGGCGTTCGATCATTTTTATACAACGGGAGAAAAAAGTAAATTAATTACTTTTGTAGAAAAAACGTTAGAACAGTATGGAGGAAGAATGTTCGAAGGGTTTTCTATAGGAAAATAA